DNA sequence from the Agrobacterium tumefaciens genome:
TGATGGAAAGCTTCATCAAGGCCGAAGGCGGTGGCAAGGATATCTGTGCCGTCTACGCCCATAATGACGACATGGCCGTCGGCGCCATCCAGGCGATCAAGGAAGCCGGCCTGAAGCCCGGAACCGACATCAAGATCGTCTCCATCGACGCCGTGCCTGACATCTTCAAGGCCATGGCGGATGGCGAGGCCAATGCGACGGTGGAACTGACGCCGGACATGGCAGGTCCTGCCTTCGACGCGCTTGAAGCCTATCTGAAGGACAAGAAGGCGCCTGCGAAGTGGATCCAGACGGAATCCAAGCTTTATACGGCGTCCGATGACCCGATGAAGGTTTACGAGGCGAAGAAGGGCCTGGGGTACTGAGCCATGTCTTCGGAGGGAGCGGCGCATGGTTTGCGCCGTTTCCGCCCAGGCTGCAGAACGATCACATATGAAGCGAGCGGATGAGACTTGCTTCTTCTCCCCGCCGGGGAGAAGTCCGCGGCAGCGGGATGAGGGGGCAAGCTCTCCGAAATCCGGCAACGTTGCCCCCTCATCCGACCCTTCGGGCCACCTTCTCCCCGACGGGGAGAAGAAACAGGCGGCATCCGCTCACTCCATCTGGGATCACTCTGCGCTTTTAAGCGCCAGACCCATATCCATACGGAATTAACTCATGCCCGAAACCGCCTCTCTTCTGGAAGCACGCGCCATCGGCAAATCCTTTCTCGGGATCACGGCGCTTGATGGCGTCGATTTTTCGCTCGGGCGCGGTGAAATCCACGCGCTGCTCGGCGAAAACGGCGCGGGCAAATCGACGCTGATCAAGATCCTGACCGGGGTTTACCACCGCGACAGCGGTTCGATCTTTCTGGAGGGCGCAGAGATTTCACCCGCCAATGTCGGCGAGGCGCAGGCGCTTGGGATCGGCACGGTCTATCAGGAAGTGAACCTTCTCGAAAACCTGACGGTTGCCGAAAACCTGTTTCTCGGCCGCCAGCCGCGCCGTTTCGGGCTGATCGACCGCAGCGAGATGCAGAAAAAATCGCAGGCGCTGCTTGCCCAATACGGGCTTTCGATTGACGTCAGCGCGCTTCTCTCCAGCTATTCCGTCGCCATCCGCCAGATCATCGCCATTGCCCGCGCCGTCGATCTTTCCGGCAAGGTGCTGGTGCTGGACGAACCCACCGCCAGCCTTGATGCCCATGAAGTCGAGATGCTGTTCGGCGTCTTGAGAAACCTGCGCGCACGCGGCATCGGCATCGTCATCATCACCCACTTCCTCAATCAGGTCTATGATATCGCCGACCGGGTGACGGTGCTGCGCAACGGCCGCCTTGTCGGCACCCGCGACATTGGCAGCCTGCCGAGATCCGAACTGATCTCGATGATGCTCGGCCGCGAGCTTCAGCACATCACCCATGAACATCAGGCGACCGAAGATACGGTTGCCGAGGGCGAGCCGCCGATCCGTTTCGAAGGTTACGGCAAACGCGGCAGCATCGCCCCCTTCGATCTCGGCATCCGCCCCGGCGAAATCGTCGGTGTTGCCGGGTTGCTCGGTTCGGGCCGAACGGAAACAGCCTTCCTGCTGTTCGGCATCGACCGGCCGGATACCGGAAAGGCTGTCATCGACGGCCAGACGGTGGCGATTTCTTCGCCGGAGGCCGCCATCACCGCCGGGTTCGGTTTCTGTCCAGAAGAGCGCAAGACTGACGGCATCATCGGCGACTTTTCCGTCACCGACAATATCGCGCTGGCGCTTCAGGCCCGTCAGGGCTGGGCGCGGCCGATCTCACGTCGGCAGAAAGCCGAACTGGCCGAAAGCTTTATCAAGTCGCTCGATATCCGCCCCGCCGATCCCGACCGGCCGATCAAATTCCTGTCCGGCGGCAACCAGCAGAAGGCCATTCTGGCACGCTGGCTCGCCACCCATCCCCGGCTGCTGATCCTCGATGAGCCGACACGCGGCATCGATATCGGCGCGCATGCGGAAATTCTGAAAATGATCGAAAAACTCTGCAGCGAAGGCATGTCGCTGGTCGTCATCTCCTCCGAACTGGAGGAACTCACCGCCGTCGCGCACCGTGTCGTCGTGCTGTCCGACCGCCGCCATGTCAGCGAGTTGAAGGGCGGCGAAGTGACCGCAGATAACATCATGCGGGCGATTGCCGATGCGGCAAAAACGGAGGCGGCATGATGGCAGCAGTGACACGACGCCTGAAAAGGCTTGCTCCGCAGCTTGCCGCGCTCTTCATCATTCTGGCAGCGATTACAATCCTTTCGCCGGGTTTCCTGCATGTCTCGTTCCAGAACGGCAGGCTCTATGGCAGTCTAGTGGATATTCTGGTGCGCGCCGCACCGGTTGCGCTTTTGACCATTGGCATGACGCTGGTCATCGCCACCAAGGGCATCGATCTGTCCATCGGCGCTGTCATCGCCATCTGCGGCGCGGTCGCGGCCACGCTCATCAGCAATGGCCATTCCATCCCTTCTGTCATCGTCATCTCGCTTGCGGTCGGCATTGCCTGCGGGTTGTGGAACGGCGTGCTTGTCGCCCTTCTCGACATACAGCCGATCATCGCCACGCTGATCCTGATGGTGGCGGGGCGCGGCATCGCCCAGCTCATCACCGAAGGCGTCATTCTCACCTTCAACAATGACGGTTTTTCCGCCATCGGCTCCGGCTCATTCGCAGGCATTCCGCTGCCCGTCATCATCTGGGTGGCGGCGGCGCTCGTCATCGGCCTTCTGGTGCGCAAGAGCGCGCTGGGCTTCCTCATCGAAGCGACCGGCATCAATCGTCGCGCGGCAGCGCTTGCCGGGGTACGGGCCCGCTTCCTCCTGTTTTTCGTCTATGCGGTTTCCGGTCTCTGCGCCGCCATCGCCGGCATGATCGTCACCGCCGATATTCGCGGTGCGGATGCCAATAATGCCGGGCTGTGGCTGGAGCTGGACGCGATCCTTGCGGTGGTCATCGGCGGCACATCGCTGAATGGCGGGCGCTTCTCCATCACCGCCTCGCTGATCGGCGCGCTCATCATCCAGACCATCAATACCGGCATTCTCGTCTCGGGCTTTCCGCCGGAATTCAACCTCATCATCAAGGCGGGCATCATCATGGTGGTGCTGACGCTGCAATCGCCGGCGATCATGGCCGTCCTCGGTTTCGTGAAAGCGCCGAAGCCGCACGTCAAACCGGCGGCCACCAATGGCATGACCAAGGAAGGAACCGCGCGATGATCCACAGTCGCAACCTGCCCTTCCTCACCACGCTGACGATCTTCGTGATCGCCTATCTTCTCTGCGTGCTGCAATATCCGGCGATCTTCTCGACACGGGTGATCGGCAATCTCTTGACCGACAATGCCTTCCTCGGCATCGCGGCCGTGGGCATGACCTTCGTCATCCTGTCGGGCGGCATCGATCTGTCCATCGGTTCGGTCATCGCCTTCACCAGCGTCTTCGTCGCCGTCATGGTCGGCACCTATAATATCCATCCGCTGCTGGCCTTCGCCATCGTGCTGGTGGTCTCCACCCTGTTCGGCTGCCTGATGGGGGCGATGATCCGTTTCCTGTCCATCCCGCCCTTCGTGGTGACGTTGGCCGGCATGTTTCTGGCGCGCGGCGCGGCTTACCTTATCTCCACCCAGTCTGTTCCGATCTCGCATCCGTTCATCGATGCGATACAGGGGTTTTATTACCGTTTCCCCGGCGGCGGCAGGTTGACGGCGCTCGCCATGCTGATGCTTCTCGTCTTTGCCGCCGGCATGCTGATCGCGAGCCGCACCCGCTTCGGCGCCAATATCTATGCGCTCGGCGGCAACCCGCAATCGGCCGAGCTGATGGGCGTGCCGATCGGCGCGACGACCATCGGCATCTATGCGCTTTCCGGTTTCCTCTCCGGCCTCGCCGGCATCGTCTACACGCTCTACACCTCGTCGGGTTATTCGCTGGCGACGGTTGGGGTTGAACTCGACGCCATTGCCGCCGTCGTCATCGGCGGAACGCTGCTCACCGGCGGCACCGGGCTGGTGGCGGGAACCTTCATCGGCCTGCTGATCCAGGGGCTGATCCAGACCTATATCGTTTTTGACGGAACACTGTCCTCCT
Encoded proteins:
- a CDS encoding ABC transporter permease → MAAVTRRLKRLAPQLAALFIILAAITILSPGFLHVSFQNGRLYGSLVDILVRAAPVALLTIGMTLVIATKGIDLSIGAVIAICGAVAATLISNGHSIPSVIVISLAVGIACGLWNGVLVALLDIQPIIATLILMVAGRGIAQLITEGVILTFNNDGFSAIGSGSFAGIPLPVIIWVAAALVIGLLVRKSALGFLIEATGINRRAAALAGVRARFLLFFVYAVSGLCAAIAGMIVTADIRGADANNAGLWLELDAILAVVIGGTSLNGGRFSITASLIGALIIQTINTGILVSGFPPEFNLIIKAGIIMVVLTLQSPAIMAVLGFVKAPKPHVKPAATNGMTKEGTAR
- the yjfF gene encoding galactofuranose ABC transporter, permease protein YjfF, translated to MIHSRNLPFLTTLTIFVIAYLLCVLQYPAIFSTRVIGNLLTDNAFLGIAAVGMTFVILSGGIDLSIGSVIAFTSVFVAVMVGTYNIHPLLAFAIVLVVSTLFGCLMGAMIRFLSIPPFVVTLAGMFLARGAAYLISTQSVPISHPFIDAIQGFYYRFPGGGRLTALAMLMLLVFAAGMLIASRTRFGANIYALGGNPQSAELMGVPIGATTIGIYALSGFLSGLAGIVYTLYTSSGYSLATVGVELDAIAAVVIGGTLLTGGTGLVAGTFIGLLIQGLIQTYIVFDGTLSSWWTKIVIGVLLFVFIVLQRAIIWYSNRRLAGPHPA
- a CDS encoding sugar ABC transporter ATP-binding protein, whose product is MPETASLLEARAIGKSFLGITALDGVDFSLGRGEIHALLGENGAGKSTLIKILTGVYHRDSGSIFLEGAEISPANVGEAQALGIGTVYQEVNLLENLTVAENLFLGRQPRRFGLIDRSEMQKKSQALLAQYGLSIDVSALLSSYSVAIRQIIAIARAVDLSGKVLVLDEPTASLDAHEVEMLFGVLRNLRARGIGIVIITHFLNQVYDIADRVTVLRNGRLVGTRDIGSLPRSELISMMLGRELQHITHEHQATEDTVAEGEPPIRFEGYGKRGSIAPFDLGIRPGEIVGVAGLLGSGRTETAFLLFGIDRPDTGKAVIDGQTVAISSPEAAITAGFGFCPEERKTDGIIGDFSVTDNIALALQARQGWARPISRRQKAELAESFIKSLDIRPADPDRPIKFLSGGNQQKAILARWLATHPRLLILDEPTRGIDIGAHAEILKMIEKLCSEGMSLVVISSELEELTAVAHRVVVLSDRRHVSELKGGEVTADNIMRAIADAAKTEAA